AAGGCGGCCGACGACAAGAAGATGGGCGACAAGAAGTAGCGTCGCGGCAGCCGCTCAGAGTCATCCGGGGCGCCGCTCCTCTAACGGGGGGCGGCGCCCTGCCGCGTCCGGGGAGTGGCCGGCTGGTCCGGATCAGGAACGCGGCGATCCTCCCTGACCCCCGTCATCCACTCGTTGCGGTCGTGGAACCGCACCGTCGCTTCCTCACCTGCCCTCACGGTTACGGGCCTCCACCAAAACGTCACGGTCGTCTGGCCGAAGACCCGCGGGCGCATCTTGTAGCGCTCGGCCTCGCCCCGCTTCGGACCGGGCGGGCGCTTGGCATGCGGCGTCTCGCGCCAGGCCAGCAGCATCCAGGCGCCCTCGGGCACCCGCTGAAAGCGGAAGGCGCCCACGCTGTCCGAGGACTCGCCGAGAATCAACTGGCCGGCTCCCGTGTCGATGAGCGTCCGCTCGAAGGCCAGGCGGGCCGCGCTCACCTTGGGCTCCGCCTCGATGTAGGCATCGGGCGAGTCGCGCGAGTGCGTCTTGATCGCCTCGAGCTCGGCTTCGAAGGCAGCCGAACGCGGCAGGAGGAGCACCGAGACTGACACGTAGGGCGTGGCCTCTCCGCCAGGCCGTCCTTCCGCGTAGGCCCGGCCCTCGACGCTGCCGAGCGATCCCCGCTCACGCGCCGCGAGGAGCGGCGCGACCAGCGCTGCCACATCCCCAGCCGACGCGACGCTCGTTACTCCGAGCAGCAGAAGCATCACCCCCGAAACGGTCGAGCGAGCGCCGGAGCTCCGGTTGGTCATCCGTGGGGAAGGACGAGCCAGGTCGCGGCCGCGAGAGCGCCAGACAGCGGGATGGTCAGGATCCATGCCCACACGATGCGCCCCGCCACGCCCCAGCGCACGGCCGAGAACCGCTGCGTGGCGCCGACACCCATGATGGAGCCGGCGATGGTGTGGGTCGTGCTGACGGGTATGCCGCCGATCGCCGTGCCGATCAGCATCACGGCCCCGGCCGTCTCGGCGCAGAAGCCGCCGACCGGGCGCAGCTTGGTCAGCCGCATCCCCATGGTCTTGACGATGCGCCAGCCGCCGGCCATGGTCCCGAGCGCAATCGCCGCGTGCGCCGCGAGAATGACCCAAACCGGCACGTAGAACTCGGGGCCCAGGTAGCCGCCCGAGAAGAGCAGGATGGCGATAATCCCCATGGTCTTCTGGGCATCGTTGGTGCCGTGGCCCAGGCTGTAGAAGGCCGCGGAGATAAGCTGGAGCCTGCGGAAGAGCGCGTCTACGCGGCTCGGGCGCGCGCCCCGGAAGATCCAGAGGGTCGCCACCATGAGCGCGAAGCCGAGCGCCATGCCGATGACCGGGGCGAGCACGATGAACGCCGTGATCTTGAGCAGTCCCGTCGCCACCAGCGCGCCCCAGCCCGCCTTCGCCACCGCGGCGCCGGCGAAGCCGCCGATCAGCGCATGCGACGAGCTCGACGGGATGCCGTAGTACCAGGTGATCAGGTTCCA
This DNA window, taken from Candidatus Rokuibacteriota bacterium, encodes the following:
- a CDS encoding inorganic phosphate transporter, with the protein product MSGSILLVAFIIAVALAFDYINGFHDAANSIATVVSTRVLTPMQAVAWAAFFNFVAAFGFGVQVAKTVGKGVVDAGVVDQWVILGGLTGAIVWNLITWYYGIPSSSSHALIGGFAGAAVAKAGWGALVATGLLKITAFIVLAPVIGMALGFALMVATLWIFRGARPSRVDALFRRLQLISAAFYSLGHGTNDAQKTMGIIAILLFSGGYLGPEFYVPVWVILAAHAAIALGTMAGGWRIVKTMGMRLTKLRPVGGFCAETAGAVMLIGTAIGGIPVSTTHTIAGSIMGVGATQRFSAVRWGVAGRIVWAWILTIPLSGALAAATWLVLPHG